One region of Chryseobacterium sp. SORGH_AS_0447 genomic DNA includes:
- a CDS encoding D-glycerate dehydrogenase, with protein MKVFITKRIPEEGIHMLEDAGLEIFIPEHENLSHEEWLNYCKSNDLILSVGSEFRYDKDFFNECPDVKAIALYSVGFDHVDVKEAVARKIPVGNTPDVLSKATSDVAFLLMQSVARRASYNFEKVKSGNWGDFDPLHALGQELYGKTLGIFGLGRIGIEMAKKSKAAFGMEIIYHNRSHNEEAEKELGAKYVSFDELVSQSDVLSVHANFKPEQKELFNASVFEKMKENAIFINTARGGFHHQKDLYDALAEHKIWGAGLDVTNPEPIFKDDPILELSNVCVLPHIGSATIEARTGMAKVAAENLIAFSKGQPMPACINPEIYS; from the coding sequence ATGAAAGTATTCATCACCAAAAGAATCCCTGAAGAAGGAATCCATATGCTTGAAGATGCGGGACTGGAAATTTTTATTCCCGAACATGAAAATTTATCCCATGAAGAGTGGCTGAATTACTGCAAAAGCAACGATTTGATTTTAAGTGTAGGAAGCGAATTCAGGTACGATAAAGATTTTTTCAATGAATGCCCTGATGTAAAGGCCATTGCTCTATACTCGGTAGGATTTGATCATGTAGACGTTAAAGAAGCGGTCGCCAGAAAAATTCCGGTAGGAAATACCCCGGATGTATTGAGTAAAGCGACATCTGATGTCGCCTTTTTGCTGATGCAGTCGGTGGCAAGAAGAGCCAGCTATAACTTTGAAAAGGTAAAATCGGGAAACTGGGGCGACTTTGATCCGCTTCATGCTTTGGGACAGGAACTCTACGGAAAGACATTGGGTATTTTCGGATTGGGAAGGATCGGAATCGAAATGGCGAAAAAATCGAAGGCCGCTTTTGGAATGGAAATTATCTATCACAACCGAAGTCATAATGAAGAAGCTGAAAAGGAACTGGGTGCAAAATATGTTTCTTTCGACGAACTGGTATCACAATCCGACGTGCTGAGTGTTCACGCAAACTTCAAACCTGAGCAAAAAGAACTTTTTAATGCCTCTGTTTTCGAAAAAATGAAAGAAAATGCTATCTTTATCAATACCGCGAGAGGAGGATTTCATCACCAGAAAGACCTGTATGATGCACTGGCTGAACACAAAATCTGGGGTGCCGGTCTGGATGTAACAAACCCTGAGCCCATATTTAAAGATGATCCTATTCTGGAGCTTTCCAATGTCTGCGTTTTACCACACATCGGCTCGGCCACCATTGAAGCGCGTACCGGAATGGCAAAAGTAGCAGCGGAAAACCTTATTGCCTTTTCAAAAGGACAACCGATGCCGGCCTGTATAAATCCGGAAATTTATTCCTGA
- a CDS encoding T9SS type B sorting domain-containing protein has translation MEKILRFLFVLIGVYSFSQVPSGVKVKDNAGNESFNVTCTNTLDANGCITLHAEYPVIKQTTGYEVSSEAYSPPIPMNQGTSLNANYDDLFAVKLDMPFKFCFYNQYFQSLVVGSNGMVTFDLSQLGNINYPNVQWQNPNANLPKNSIFGVYHDMVFSANDPSEIYYTTIGIAPFRKFVINFYEGRVAGCTERSSSQIVLHETTNVIEVFVDKKLTPCPTRKFPNALIGVLNSDGSQGVSPANRNTGTWQALQEAWKFNPLGNVIQPQVTWTNSAGQTVGTGIETIICPTQSDVFTANVTFNSCGTNNLTLTDDFPLTFDSTYPAAKNYTQNFCGNAPVNLTLNSFQANVTTQNPANFNFSFHTSLQNAQNNVNPLPNNYTLSANTVLYVRIQNPSVPSCYRVAVLTLNFLTRNLLKNTVEVCDTNNDGVEANYNLNLLNTELFAPGTTGITYFASQSNAQNNTSPITTANITANTQVWVRLVDGSCTYILGPVNFQFRPGVNMNSPLNFAYSICDINADNQEPFDFPVTIGPLITTTQGATFAAYGTYDEAFSGSGAVLNTIKEGTYTVYIRVQIPNGCFAVATVNMNITFTKIQANEKTEYICFNGTDDISVNLSTLSNGMLLSPTSVAVTEFYYTFVSATLGNSPISPNQTITTDGNFVTQTYYVRFENSDDCYTIRPINVNLVHPVIVQSSFTVCDINNDNSENIQLSQFSSAIIGNQNATTTFYLTAADAANGTNPVNAYTLNGTKQFFVKINSYNCQQVYPFTVSLTSTPVVNSPVNINLNNICDNNNDGVEIYNLTSAQSQITSSQNVSFTYYLNYNATTQTFSNEITNPTQFAVSGGSATVFVKVKFNNNECFSVSTLNITMTFLPVVVLNNATLNRCDADFNLSETFQLNDAIPQLFIASQNTYTLSNMTITYYNTAADANAGNPSNQIGNTVTTNVSTVQVWARFQSKTTGCYSVAPIQLNTYFPPKAINSTVTVCDENLDGSYEVNLLNFTNQMVDLPNPANVFTFYLTQQDAQNNTNPIANPSNFTANSFPSQIWVRVQNLPGCQDIATVSFVLGSKLTLQNSGPFQLAACDTGNNGSENVDLTQFQSQIYTGANVTFTYYPSLADLNAGTNAIATPSNFTFTQSSGSGSVYVKVSVPGSCSNVAEIKLSLKNTPIFDIPTLYFCPEGALDYTVKIEGYTIVSYTWTGPSGQVVSTTDTITGIKVTGTYTLTVTASNGCSYTDTFEVKHYEVPLIENLEFNGNNVTVYATGTKPIQYSIDGINWQASNMFYNLPTGITTFYVRYVGSDCIVKQQGVVLDIKNAITPNGDGMNDQWIVKNLQVFGNRMSTVKIFDRYQALIFEQSSNTQFFWDGTIKGRAIPTSSYWYVITLPDGRTFTGWILVKNNN, from the coding sequence ATGGAGAAAATCTTACGTTTTTTATTCGTCCTTATCGGTGTGTATAGCTTTTCGCAGGTACCCTCAGGAGTAAAGGTGAAAGACAATGCAGGCAACGAAAGTTTTAATGTAACCTGCACCAACACACTGGATGCCAACGGCTGCATCACACTTCATGCAGAGTATCCTGTGATCAAGCAGACTACGGGATATGAAGTTTCTTCAGAAGCATACAGCCCGCCAATTCCAATGAATCAGGGAACTTCACTGAATGCAAATTATGACGACCTGTTTGCGGTAAAGCTTGACATGCCATTCAAATTCTGTTTCTACAACCAATACTTTCAGTCGCTCGTGGTAGGTTCCAACGGAATGGTAACCTTCGATCTCAGCCAGCTTGGAAACATCAATTATCCGAATGTTCAATGGCAGAATCCAAATGCCAACTTACCGAAAAATTCGATCTTCGGCGTGTATCATGATATGGTATTCTCTGCGAATGATCCTTCGGAAATTTATTATACAACGATCGGTATTGCACCATTCAGAAAATTTGTCATCAATTTTTACGAGGGCAGAGTAGCGGGATGTACCGAACGTTCTTCATCACAGATCGTTCTGCACGAAACCACAAACGTAATTGAAGTTTTTGTAGATAAAAAGCTGACGCCATGCCCGACAAGGAAATTCCCGAATGCTTTGATCGGGGTCCTCAACAGCGATGGAAGCCAAGGGGTTTCTCCAGCCAACCGGAACACAGGTACCTGGCAGGCCTTACAGGAAGCATGGAAGTTCAATCCGCTTGGAAATGTGATCCAGCCGCAGGTAACATGGACAAATTCAGCCGGACAGACGGTAGGAACAGGTATCGAGACGATAATATGCCCTACACAGAGTGATGTTTTTACAGCAAATGTTACTTTTAACAGCTGCGGAACCAACAATCTTACCTTAACAGATGATTTTCCACTGACATTTGATTCTACCTATCCGGCAGCAAAGAATTATACACAGAATTTCTGTGGAAATGCGCCCGTAAACCTTACGCTGAACAGTTTTCAGGCCAATGTAACCACTCAGAATCCTGCCAATTTTAATTTCAGCTTTCATACGAGTTTGCAGAACGCACAGAATAATGTGAACCCTTTACCGAATAATTATACGTTAAGTGCCAATACCGTATTGTACGTAAGAATCCAGAACCCAAGTGTACCATCCTGTTACAGGGTTGCTGTTCTGACACTGAACTTCCTGACCCGGAACCTGCTGAAAAATACCGTTGAGGTTTGCGATACCAATAACGATGGGGTAGAAGCCAATTATAATTTAAATTTGCTTAACACCGAACTTTTTGCTCCGGGAACCACAGGGATTACCTATTTCGCCTCACAGTCGAATGCGCAGAATAATACCAGTCCTATCACAACGGCAAATATTACCGCAAATACCCAGGTTTGGGTAAGGCTCGTGGACGGAAGCTGTACTTATATTTTAGGCCCGGTAAATTTCCAATTCAGACCAGGGGTAAACATGAACTCACCGCTTAACTTTGCCTATTCCATTTGTGATATCAATGCCGATAACCAGGAGCCTTTTGATTTCCCGGTGACAATCGGTCCGCTGATTACCACCACGCAGGGAGCAACTTTTGCCGCTTATGGCACTTATGATGAAGCCTTCAGTGGATCAGGTGCTGTTTTAAATACCATTAAAGAAGGTACATATACCGTTTATATACGGGTACAGATTCCGAACGGCTGTTTTGCTGTGGCTACGGTAAATATGAATATCACATTTACAAAAATACAGGCCAATGAAAAAACGGAATATATCTGTTTTAACGGAACCGATGACATCAGCGTTAATTTAAGCACCCTTTCCAACGGGATGTTGTTATCGCCGACCAGTGTAGCGGTAACTGAATTTTATTATACTTTTGTAAGTGCGACTTTGGGAAACAGTCCGATCAGTCCGAATCAGACCATTACCACAGACGGGAATTTCGTAACGCAGACGTATTATGTGCGTTTCGAGAATTCAGATGACTGCTATACGATAAGGCCGATCAATGTCAATCTGGTTCATCCTGTTATCGTGCAGTCAAGTTTTACCGTTTGTGATATCAATAACGATAATTCAGAAAATATTCAGCTGTCCCAGTTTTCTTCAGCGATCATCGGCAATCAGAATGCGACCACGACATTTTATCTTACTGCTGCCGATGCGGCTAACGGTACGAATCCTGTGAATGCTTATACGCTGAACGGAACCAAGCAATTTTTCGTTAAAATCAATTCTTATAACTGTCAACAGGTGTATCCTTTTACGGTAAGTTTAACATCGACTCCGGTTGTCAACTCTCCGGTAAATATTAATTTGAACAACATCTGTGATAATAATAATGATGGCGTTGAGATCTATAATCTTACCAGCGCGCAGAGCCAGATTACTTCAAGCCAAAATGTAAGCTTTACCTATTACTTAAATTATAATGCTACCACCCAAACTTTTTCGAATGAAATTACAAACCCGACTCAGTTTGCGGTTTCCGGAGGCAGTGCAACGGTTTTCGTAAAGGTAAAATTTAATAATAATGAATGCTTTTCGGTATCCACACTGAACATCACGATGACTTTTCTACCGGTTGTTGTGCTGAACAATGCCACTTTAAACCGATGCGACGCAGATTTCAACCTGAGTGAAACCTTCCAGCTGAATGACGCTATTCCGCAATTATTTATTGCATCGCAAAATACGTATACGCTTTCTAATATGACGATTACGTATTACAATACAGCAGCAGATGCCAACGCCGGAAATCCTTCCAACCAGATTGGGAATACCGTGACAACCAATGTGTCTACGGTGCAGGTTTGGGCGAGATTCCAGTCGAAAACGACGGGCTGTTATTCGGTAGCACCGATTCAGCTGAATACCTATTTCCCGCCGAAAGCGATTAATTCTACGGTTACGGTATGTGATGAGAACCTGGACGGAAGTTATGAAGTCAATCTGCTGAACTTTACCAATCAGATGGTGGATCTTCCAAATCCGGCAAACGTATTTACTTTCTACCTGACGCAGCAGGATGCACAGAACAATACAAACCCGATTGCGAATCCATCCAATTTTACGGCAAACTCTTTCCCGTCACAGATTTGGGTAAGAGTTCAGAATCTTCCGGGATGCCAGGATATTGCTACCGTTAGCTTTGTGCTTGGAAGTAAACTCACTTTACAGAATAGCGGGCCGTTTCAGCTTGCAGCATGCGATACCGGAAACAACGGCTCGGAAAATGTAGATCTTACCCAATTCCAGAGTCAGATTTATACCGGAGCTAATGTTACCTTTACATACTATCCGTCTCTGGCAGACCTTAATGCAGGAACCAATGCAATTGCCACGCCTTCCAATTTTACCTTTACTCAAAGCTCAGGTTCAGGTTCGGTATATGTAAAAGTAAGTGTTCCGGGTTCATGTTCAAATGTAGCGGAAATAAAACTGTCATTAAAAAATACGCCTATATTTGATATTCCGACCTTGTATTTCTGTCCGGAAGGTGCTCTGGATTACACGGTTAAAATTGAAGGATATACGATTGTAAGCTACACTTGGACAGGTCCTTCGGGACAGGTGGTTTCTACGACCGATACCATCACCGGAATCAAAGTTACAGGAACCTATACGCTTACGGTTACAGCAAGCAACGGATGTTCTTACACGGATACCTTTGAAGTGAAGCACTATGAAGTTCCGCTAATCGAAAATCTGGAATTTAACGGCAATAATGTAACGGTTTATGCTACCGGAACAAAACCGATTCAATATTCTATCGACGGAATCAACTGGCAGGCATCCAACATGTTCTACAATCTGCCAACGGGTATTACGACATTCTATGTCAGATATGTGGGCAGCGATTGTATCGTAAAACAACAGGGCGTTGTTCTGGATATAAAAAATGCCATTACGCCGAATGGAGACGGAATGAATGACCAATGGATCGTTAAAAACCTACAGGTCTTCGGAAACAGAATGTCAACCGTGAAAATATTCGACCGCTACCAGGCCCTGATTTTTGAGCAAAGCTCCAATACCCAATTCTTCTGGGATGGAACCATAAAAGGCAGAGCGATCCCAACTTCCAGTTACTGGTACGTAATCACTCTTCCGGACGGGAGAACCTTTACTGGCTGGATTCTAGTTAAAAACAATAATTAA